Proteins found in one Brachyspira murdochii DSM 12563 genomic segment:
- a CDS encoding AAA family ATPase produces the protein MELQLRNIGMIKEADIVLDGLTLIAGENDTGKSTVGKALYAVVAGLNNAEKNYKEYVEEIKIYPITRNIIRKLENEFIKKMNDKNSLVRKNKLDINDFQEKINEIRRFFNFNTDNLDKYYYVFEEFKNLLQTYDLYNCIEEDIQEYFNILINKPNINEIKHYSVKQHILNELKNNIQSFNAEKSNISILEDNNKIINIDIINNQFNDDELIGNVYASDITYIETPFIFNMIENNIFYYKLRNYKVDNHLVDLGTKIIENRRKYITDNNYFLFEELNKTKKLSDSIQKNINGSVEYDRSKDLILFKRNNNYIELSNTAVGIKSFAIIDLLLKSGIFNDKHILILDEPEVHLHPKWQIEYAKLMVKMAEELDIQILINSHSPYFIEAIQKYSEKSEKIADKTNFYLSEKQDDGYALIKNVNGNLKLIYDTLYEAYDILDKDMLN, from the coding sequence ATGGAACTTCAATTAAGAAATATAGGAATGATAAAAGAAGCTGATATAGTATTAGATGGGCTTACTTTGATAGCAGGAGAAAATGATACGGGAAAAAGCACAGTAGGAAAGGCTTTATATGCTGTAGTTGCTGGGTTGAATAATGCTGAAAAAAACTATAAAGAATATGTTGAAGAAATAAAAATATATCCAATAACAAGAAATATAATAAGAAAATTAGAAAATGAGTTTATAAAAAAAATGAATGATAAAAACTCTTTGGTTAGAAAAAATAAATTAGATATTAATGATTTTCAAGAAAAAATAAATGAAATAAGAAGATTTTTTAATTTTAATACAGATAATTTAGATAAATATTATTATGTATTTGAGGAATTTAAAAATTTACTTCAAACATATGATTTATACAACTGTATAGAAGAAGATATTCAAGAATATTTTAATATATTAATAAATAAACCAAATATTAATGAAATAAAACATTATAGTGTTAAACAGCATATATTAAATGAATTAAAAAATAATATACAATCTTTTAATGCTGAAAAATCAAATATATCTATATTGGAAGATAATAATAAAATTATAAATATAGATATTATCAATAATCAATTTAATGATGATGAATTGATAGGAAATGTATATGCATCTGACATAACATATATAGAAACTCCATTTATATTTAATATGATAGAAAATAATATTTTTTATTATAAATTAAGAAACTATAAGGTTGATAATCATTTAGTAGATTTAGGAACAAAAATAATTGAAAATAGAAGAAAATATATAACAGACAATAATTATTTTCTTTTTGAAGAATTAAATAAAACAAAAAAATTATCAGATAGTATACAAAAAAATATAAATGGCTCTGTAGAATATGACAGAAGCAAAGATTTAATTTTATTTAAAAGAAATAATAACTATATAGAACTTTCAAATACTGCAGTTGGTATAAAATCTTTCGCTATAATAGATTTGCTGCTTAAATCTGGTATTTTTAATGATAAACATATTTTGATACTTGATGAGCCTGAAGTACATTTGCATCCTAAATGGCAGATTGAATATGCTAAACTTATGGTTAAAATGGCTGAAGAATTGGATATACAAATTTTAATAAATTCTCATAGTCCTTATTTTATAGAGGCTATACAAAAGTATTCTGAAAAGTCAGAAAAAATTGCTGATAAAACTAACTTTTATTTAAGTGAAAAACAAGATGATGGTTATGCTTTGATAAAAAATGTTAATGGTAATTTGAAATTAATATATGATACCTTATATGAAGCATATGATATTTTAGACAAGGATATGCTTAATTGA
- a CDS encoding N-acetylmuramoyl-L-alanine amidase family protein produces the protein MYQGRLRLFRGDKRRRRITLIFILVLILFNTCFLYSQNNDKIKLNNLNIKPEDLKNAFNPAVNKFNEKTISTIIIDPGHGGKDPGAIGVNKLFEKDVVLSFSLELKKELEELLPDVRIVLTRTNDIYPTLEERFKIANEAAKINTDKSKNALFVSVHANASFSTSARGFEAYFVSAQESSEYARAVSMFENNALVKFDNIDTSRYENDSSQITHNYMLIEQYQKESRLLAESITEEVLKVSGVARRTKPVQNALFYVLKGAIMPSTLIELGFITNPEDAKLMNTKETRLKMVKAAANGIKKYIELFEKTKGFTK, from the coding sequence TTGTATCAAGGAAGATTGCGGTTATTCAGAGGAGATAAAAGAAGACGAAGAATAACATTAATTTTTATTTTGGTATTAATTCTATTTAATACATGCTTTTTATACAGTCAGAATAATGACAAAATAAAGTTAAACAATTTAAATATAAAGCCTGAAGATTTAAAAAATGCTTTTAATCCTGCTGTAAATAAATTTAATGAAAAAACTATATCTACTATTATAATAGACCCCGGACATGGCGGAAAAGACCCCGGAGCCATTGGAGTAAATAAATTGTTTGAAAAAGATGTAGTTTTGTCTTTTTCGCTTGAATTAAAAAAAGAGTTAGAAGAATTACTTCCAGATGTAAGAATAGTTTTAACGCGTACTAATGACATATATCCTACACTTGAAGAGCGTTTTAAGATAGCAAATGAGGCTGCTAAAATAAATACTGATAAATCCAAAAATGCATTATTTGTGAGTGTGCATGCTAATGCATCTTTTAGTACTAGTGCCAGAGGTTTTGAGGCTTATTTTGTAAGTGCTCAGGAATCAAGCGAATATGCTAGGGCAGTGTCTATGTTTGAAAATAATGCCTTAGTAAAGTTTGATAATATAGATACTTCAAGATACGAAAATGATTCCTCACAGATAACACATAATTATATGCTTATAGAGCAGTATCAAAAAGAAAGCCGATTATTAGCAGAATCAATTACAGAAGAAGTGCTTAAAGTATCTGGGGTAGCAAGGAGAACTAAACCAGTACAGAATGCTTTATTTTATGTATTAAAAGGTGCTATTATGCCTTCTACTTTAATAGAGTTAGGTTTTATTACCAACCCGGAAGACGCCAAACTTATGAATACAAAAGAGACAAGGCTAAAAATGGTAAAAGCTGCTGCCAATGGTATAAAAAAATATATAGAACTCTTTGAAAAAACTAAAGGTTTTACAAAATAA